In Bradyrhizobium sp. 200, the sequence AGCGGCACGCCCATGGCGCGGAAGAACTTGAAGGTATCCGGCCCGAGCGCGGCGCCGCCGGTCGCGGCCGAGCGCAGCCGCGTGAAGCCCAGGCGGTCGCGCAGCGCGCGGAACAACAACTGGTCGGCCAACATCGAACGCTTGCCCTGCGCCAGCGCCGAAAGCCCCGTCTTCATGCCGACGTCGAAGAGCTTTTGTTTCAGCGGCGAGGAGTCCATCACGCCGGCGCGGACGTCGGCGGCGATCGATTCCCAGAGCCGCGGCGCGAACAGCACGAAGGTCGGCGCGATCTCGCGGAAATCGTGCATCATGGTTTCGGGCTCTTCGACGAAATTGACCTTCATCCGGCAGAGCAGCCCTTTGCCGAGCACATAGACCTGTTCCATGATCCAGGGCAGCGGCAGCACCGAGACATATTCGTCGTCCGGTCCCTTCGGATCGAACGCGAGATAAGTCGCGCAATGCTTGAGAACGCGTCCCGCCGCCAGCATCGCCAGCTTGGGATTGGCCGTGGTCCCGGAGGTGGTGCAGAGGATCGCGACATCCTCGCCGCTGGTCGCATCGACCAACCGCTCGTAAAGGCCGGGCTCGCGCGCGGCGCGGTCGCGCCCCATCGCGGCCAGCTTTTCCGCCTCCATCAGGCGCGGATCGTCATATTTCCGCATGCCGCGCGGATCGGAATAGACGATATGCTTGAGGTTGGGCGCGCGGTCGGCGAGCGCCAGCAGCTTGTCGACCTGCTCCTCGTCTTCGGCGAACACCAGCTTGGCTTCGCCATAGCTGAGCAGATAGGCGGCTTCCTCGTCCAGCACGTCGCGATAAAGGCCGAGACTCATGGCGCCGATGGCATGCGTGGCGATTTCCGCCGCTACCCAGTCCGGGCGGTTGTCGCCGATGATGCCGATGACGTCGCCGCGTCCGAGGCCCAGTTCGATCATGCCGAGCGCAAAATCGTGCACGCGCGTCTGGTAGTCATTCCAGGTGAAGACGCGCCACAGCCCGAGATCCTTTTCGCGCAGCGCGATCTCGGCGCCGTGCTCCCTGGCATTGAGGCGCAGGAGTTTTGGATAGGTGTCGGCTTGGGCGACGCGTCCGGCGTAATCCATCATGCCGCGCTCTCCGCACGAGCCGGCGGCGTATCGTCGGGGTCGACCAGGACTTCGTCCTCTTC encodes:
- a CDS encoding long-chain fatty acid--CoA ligase; its protein translation is MMDYAGRVAQADTYPKLLRLNAREHGAEIALREKDLGLWRVFTWNDYQTRVHDFALGMIELGLGRGDVIGIIGDNRPDWVAAEIATHAIGAMSLGLYRDVLDEEAAYLLSYGEAKLVFAEDEEQVDKLLALADRAPNLKHIVYSDPRGMRKYDDPRLMEAEKLAAMGRDRAAREPGLYERLVDATSGEDVAILCTTSGTTANPKLAMLAAGRVLKHCATYLAFDPKGPDDEYVSVLPLPWIMEQVYVLGKGLLCRMKVNFVEEPETMMHDFREIAPTFVLFAPRLWESIAADVRAGVMDSSPLKQKLFDVGMKTGLSALAQGKRSMLADQLLFRALRDRLGFTRLRSAATGGAALGPDTFKFFRAMGVPLRTLYGQTELLGAYTLHPSDKVDPDTTGVPMAGDIEIRVDNPDVNGIGEIVVRHPNMYLGYYKNPEASAADMKDGWMHSGDAGYFNADRQLVVIDRIKDLAETSRGERFSPQYLENKLKFSPYIAETVVLGAGRDTLAAMICIRYSIISKWAEKNRISFTTYTDLSSRPEVYALLRKEVEGVNATLPPAQRISRFLLLYKELDADDGELTRTRKVRRSVINEKYADIIDAIYGGKSDIPVDTVIRFQDGTTQRIRTTLRVVDLGGHAPMAEAAE